The Chaetodon trifascialis isolate fChaTrf1 chromosome 17, fChaTrf1.hap1, whole genome shotgun sequence genome has a segment encoding these proteins:
- the LOC139346114 gene encoding kelch-like protein 10, producing the protein MSDQGSSSYMSDSVFNDFRLEGYLCDAVIKVQDVEFKIHKLILCKCSPYFRALFRRWSTPDKKVFDIPGVSPASMQLIIEFAYTGIVSVTEDNAEELLLAADQFNVMGIVQACCHFLKEHLSPSNCIGIWCLSDICFSPRLQHKAYCYIIDHFEEVAACEELQQLSMQQLTDILDRDDLNVRQESAVYEAVLRWIAHKPEERKTHLAALLSKVRLASTSEEYITQNVMSNELVRTDNQSLGIISESIRLLSANRANFHYPQARPRLPSDILLATGGWIDGGPTNFIEAYNIRAGRWVTVNSDGSLRGYHGTACLHGSMFCVGGFDGFEELNSVHRFDLTTLTWHEAAPMHCRRCYASVTVLNGYIYAIGGYDGRDRLSSAECYRPETNQWTQIAPMHVERSDANCTTLHNKVYICGGFSGHEVLNTCEYYNPQTNQWTMITPMHSRRSGIGVVAYANHVYAVGGYDGNEHLRSAEAYNPRTNRWHAVSSMLTPRSNFGIEVIENQLFAVGGFTGLSVTSSVEYYNTATDEWREARDMDISRSALTCCLVSRHPNMTSYAVPPRLLQFLHLEDKSVES; encoded by the exons ATGAGTGACCAGGGCTCATCTTCATACATGTCAGACTCTGTGTTCAATGATTTCCGTCTGGAGGGATACTTGTGTGATGCTGTCATCAAAGTCCAGGATGTCGAATTTAAGATCCACAAGCTCATCCTCTGTAAATGCAGCCCATACTTCCG AGCTCTCTTCCGTCGCTGGTCAACCCCAGACAAGAAGGTCTTTGACATCCCGGGCGTGTCTCCCGCCTCCATGCAGCTCATCATTGAGTTTGCATACACCGGCATTGTTTCTGTGACAGAGGACaatgcagaggagctgctgctggcggCCGATCAGTTCAACGTAATGGGCATTGTGCAAGCCTGCTGCCACTTCCTGAAGGAGCATCTCAGCCCAAGCAACTGCATCGGCATCTGGTGCCTCAGCGACATCTGCTTCTCCCCGCGACTGCAGCACAAGGCCTACTGCTACATCATTGATCACTTCGAGGAGGTTGCTGCCTGTGaggagcttcagcagctctCCATGCAGCAACTCACTGACATCCTGGACAGAGACGACCTCAATGTGAGACAGGAGAGTGCTGTGTACGAGGCCGTCCTTCGCTGGATCGCCCACAAACCAGAGGAACGGAAAACACACTTGGCTGCACTCTTATCTAAG GTCCGGCTGGCCTCGACAAGTGAAGAGTACATCACACAGAACGTGATGTCCAATGAGCTGGTGAGGACCGATAATCAGTCCCTGGGCATCATCTCAGAAAGCATACGTCTCCTCAGCGCAAACAGGGCCAATTTTCATTACCCACAGGCTCGTCCTCGCCTGCCCAGTGACATCCTGTTGGCCACTGGAGGCTGGATAGACGGCGGACCAACTAACTTCATTGAGGCCTACAATATCCGTGCTGGCCGCTGGGTCACTGTGAACTCTGATGGGAGTTTGCGTGGCTATCACGGCACTGCCTGCCTCCATGGGTCTATGTTCTGTGTCGGTGGCTTTGATGGTTTTGAGGAACTCAACAGCGTGCACCGATTTGACCTGACTACACTCACCTGGCATGAGGCAGCGCCAATGCATTGCCGCCGCTGCTATGCGAGCGTCACTGTGCTTAATGGGTACATCTACGCTATAGGAGGTTATGATGGGCGTGATCGACTCAGCTCTGCGGAGTGCTACAGGCCCGAGACCAACCAGTGGACTCAAATTGCACCCATGCATGTGGAGAGGAGTGACGCCAACTGCACAACCCTCCACAACAAG GTTTACATTTGTGGTGGTTTCAGTGGGCACGAGGTCCTGAACACATGTGAATATTACAACCCACAGACCAACCAGTGGACAATGATCACCCCCATGCACAGCCGCCGCAGTGGAATTGGCGTTGTTGCATATGCAAATCATGTCTATGCA GTTGGTGGCTATGATGGCAACGAACATCTGCGCAGCGCTGAGGCCTACAACCCCCGCACCAACAGGTGGCACGCAGTGTCCTCCATGTTGACCCCCCGCAGCAACTTTGGCATTGAAGTGATTGAAAATCAGCTCTTTGCCGTCGGGGGCTTCACTGGCTTGAGCGTCACCTCTAGCGTCGAGTACTACAACACAGCAACTGATGAGTGGAGGGAGGCCCGTGACATGGACATTTCCCGCAGTGCTCTGACCTGCTGCCTCGTGTCCAGGCATCCCAACATGACCAGCTATGCGGTCCCTCCTCGCCTGCTGCAGTTTTTACATTTGGAGGATAAGTCGGTGGAGTCATGA